From Limisphaera ngatamarikiensis, one genomic window encodes:
- a CDS encoding tRNA (cytidine(34)-2'-O)-methyltransferase yields the protein MNVVLLEPEIPPNTGNIARLCAATRTRLHLIEPLGFRWDEPTLRRAGLDYWEHLDWRLWPDWPTFRAALPPDARLWFIEAGGPRRYTEVRYAPGDYLVFGRETAGLPPQLLHEHPDRWLRLPMFHPGVRSLNLANCVAVVLYEALRQLGFQGEVAPPGD from the coding sequence ATGAACGTGGTGCTCCTGGAGCCGGAAATCCCTCCCAACACCGGCAACATCGCCCGGCTCTGCGCCGCCACACGCACGCGGCTGCACCTGATCGAGCCGCTCGGATTTCGATGGGACGAACCGACGCTGCGCCGGGCCGGCCTGGATTACTGGGAACACCTGGACTGGCGGCTCTGGCCGGACTGGCCCACATTCCGCGCCGCTCTGCCCCCTGACGCGCGGTTGTGGTTCATTGAAGCAGGCGGGCCCCGCCGATATACCGAGGTCCGCTATGCCCCCGGAGATTATCTGGTCTTCGGTCGTGAAACCGCCGGGCTTCCTCCGCAACTGTTACATGAACACCCGGACCGCTGGTTGCGCCTGCCCATGTTCCATCCCGGTGTCCGGTCGTTGAACCTGGCCAACTGCGTGGCGGTGGTGTTGTACGAGGCCCTGCGCCAACTGGGCTTTCAGGGCGAAGTGGCCCCGCCGGGCGATTGA
- a CDS encoding TonB-dependent receptor — translation MDWSSEASPSPHEKALRINLDARWYGTFAEIGAGQEVARWFFRVGGASGTVAKTISAYDMAVSDAVYGPTQRYVSRQRLEAMLDHEFALILERLDRIKGAERNFFAFADTVATRSYARRQEGHGWMGIRFQHAPRQPPSDLIIHVRLLDKEPVRQQEALGILGVNLIHGTFYLRDHPEQLIRSLLDHLTWERIEVDLIDFSGPAFAHVDNRLMALQLVEQDLTEAAMFTASGEPVQWAEVLYKRPVLVQRGSFRPYTNAALDVLERAHEQFVREPELHGETPVVLLEMTLRHLTTGDAVDHRDFLQRADMLRVLGKPILISNFRRFHRLASYLSRYTPKPIALALGASKLFEIFDESFYNPDEGGLLGGLGQLFKNRGRLYVYPSLDKATGARVSVDNFPVAAHLRHLYEHLRTNRYLVGLTPTDEEFVRIRRAKVLAMIQRGDPDWEAYVPPPIAAVIKRDRLFGYRPRAEEGPTEGALPPSPARSSGATAPGGLSGADPGSASRS, via the coding sequence ATGGACTGGTCAAGCGAGGCATCCCCCAGTCCGCACGAAAAGGCGTTGCGGATCAATCTGGACGCGCGCTGGTACGGCACGTTTGCCGAAATCGGCGCCGGGCAGGAGGTGGCGCGCTGGTTTTTCCGTGTCGGCGGTGCGTCGGGCACGGTGGCCAAGACCATCTCGGCCTATGACATGGCGGTGAGCGACGCCGTGTACGGTCCCACCCAGCGCTACGTAAGCCGGCAGCGACTGGAGGCGATGCTCGATCACGAGTTTGCCCTGATCCTGGAGCGGCTGGATCGGATCAAGGGTGCCGAACGGAATTTCTTTGCCTTTGCCGACACGGTGGCGACGCGAAGTTACGCCCGCCGACAGGAAGGGCATGGCTGGATGGGCATCCGGTTCCAACACGCCCCGCGCCAGCCGCCCTCGGACCTGATCATTCACGTCCGGCTGCTGGACAAGGAACCGGTGCGCCAGCAAGAGGCCCTGGGGATCCTGGGGGTCAACCTGATTCATGGAACGTTTTACCTGCGGGACCATCCCGAACAGCTGATCCGGTCCCTGCTGGATCATCTGACGTGGGAACGGATCGAGGTGGATTTGATTGATTTTTCCGGTCCGGCTTTTGCGCACGTGGACAATCGGTTGATGGCGCTGCAGCTGGTGGAGCAGGACCTGACCGAGGCTGCGATGTTCACCGCCAGCGGCGAACCGGTTCAATGGGCCGAGGTGCTGTACAAACGTCCCGTGCTGGTACAACGCGGCAGTTTCAGACCCTACACCAACGCCGCGCTGGACGTGCTGGAGCGGGCCCATGAACAATTCGTCCGCGAGCCGGAGCTGCACGGCGAAACCCCTGTGGTCCTGCTGGAGATGACGTTGCGCCATTTGACCACCGGGGATGCGGTGGATCATCGGGATTTCCTCCAGCGGGCGGACATGCTGCGGGTTTTGGGGAAACCGATTCTCATTTCCAATTTCCGGCGGTTTCACCGGCTTGCCTCCTACCTGAGCCGTTATACGCCGAAACCGATTGCGCTGGCGCTGGGCGCCTCCAAGCTGTTCGAGATTTTCGACGAAAGTTTTTACAACCCGGACGAGGGCGGCCTGCTCGGTGGCCTGGGCCAACTGTTCAAGAACCGGGGCCGGCTTTACGTGTATCCGTCGCTCGACAAGGCCACGGGCGCCCGGGTTTCGGTGGACAATTTTCCGGTGGCCGCACACCTGCGGCACCTCTACGAGCACCTGAGGACCAATCGTTATTTGGTGGGCCTGACTCCCACGGACGAGGAATTCGTTCGCATCCGGCGTGCGAAGGTTCTGGCCATGATCCAGCGCGGCGATCCCGATTGGGAAGCCTACGTACCGCCGCCGATCGCGGCGGTGATCAAGCGGGATCGGCTCTTCGGTTACCGGCCGCGGGCGGAGGAGGGGCCAACCGAAGGTGCATTGCCGCCGTCTCCGGCCCGGTCTTCGGGTGCAACGGCGCCGGGAGGTCTTTCCGGGGCTGACCCGGGCAGCGCCTCCCGTTCCTGA
- a CDS encoding PEP-CTERM sorting domain-containing protein (PEP-CTERM proteins occur, often in large numbers, in the proteomes of bacteria that also encode an exosortase, a predicted intramembrane cysteine proteinase. The presence of a PEP-CTERM domain at a protein's C-terminus predicts cleavage within the sorting domain, followed by covalent anchoring to some some component of the (usually Gram-negative) cell surface. Many PEP-CTERM proteins exhibit an unusual sequence composition that includes large numbers of potential glycosylation sites. Expression of one such protein has been shown restore the ability of a bacterium to form floc, a type of biofilm.) — protein MAAFTALAGGNIAWISFHPGDNQPSAAAAARGFTQAPDAGYTQLLTANGYSVTRFLTQDNPPQSLIDQLNTFDLIIISRSVNSAHYQQSNETYAWNTAITKPVMILGGYVLRDNRLGYVTASTTPIDTTNDIRLLVEQPAHPIFNGIQLDQNNITVNPYATIVTAIIDGTNNVQRGISVSPDPLDGGGTILARIAPADAGPVGGTRMIIAEWPAGATLTPSDGGARNEILGGRRLVFLTGSRERDQVTSEVAGIFDLIGDGPQLLLNAVAYMIPEPNTAALLLLGGLPLLFLRRR, from the coding sequence TTGGCAGCGTTCACCGCGTTGGCTGGCGGCAACATCGCTTGGATCAGCTTTCACCCGGGTGACAACCAACCCTCGGCCGCAGCTGCGGCGCGTGGTTTTACCCAGGCTCCGGACGCCGGCTACACTCAGCTTTTAACGGCGAACGGGTACAGCGTCACCCGGTTCCTCACGCAGGACAACCCTCCTCAGAGCCTGATTGACCAGCTCAACACGTTTGATCTGATCATTATCAGCCGATCGGTCAACAGCGCTCATTACCAACAAAGTAACGAAACCTATGCATGGAACACCGCCATCACCAAACCCGTGATGATCCTGGGTGGATACGTCCTGCGGGACAATCGCCTGGGTTATGTCACTGCCAGCACTACTCCTATCGACACCACCAACGACATCCGGCTGCTTGTGGAGCAACCTGCGCACCCGATCTTCAATGGAATCCAGCTTGATCAGAACAACATTACCGTCAATCCGTACGCCACGATCGTCACGGCCATCATTGACGGTACAAACAACGTACAACGAGGCATTTCAGTCTCCCCCGACCCGCTGGACGGCGGGGGCACGATCCTCGCCAGAATTGCGCCGGCTGATGCCGGCCCGGTGGGTGGTACACGGATGATCATCGCCGAATGGCCGGCCGGGGCCACGCTGACACCCTCGGACGGCGGCGCAAGGAATGAAATCCTTGGAGGCCGGAGGTTGGTGTTTCTGACCGGAAGTCGTGAGAGGGATCAGGTGACATCAGAAGTGGCGGGGATCTTCGACCTGATCGGCGACGGTCCCCAGTTGTTACTGAACGCGGTGGCCTACATGATCCCCGAGCCCAACACGGCCGCGCTGTTGTTGTTGGGCGGATTGCCCCTACTGTTCCTCCGGCGACGCTGA
- a CDS encoding methyltransferase domain-containing protein yields MTPDRWDYWEHRYQTGDTGWDKGEPAPGLVDFLEAHPNLPRGAVLVPGCGSGHDLIPWARAGFHVTGLDFAPTAVTRARQRLAGAGLPGEVLCGDFLRLEPPRQFDWLFEHTLYCAILPADRSAYVNAVLRWLKPGGYFLAIHYLIPDDGPEPPFGTTVEEVKSRFGPHFELLETWVPRSYPNRVGLERMFWWRRSVEAQISPPEVAGRGLGAPV; encoded by the coding sequence ATGACGCCAGATCGTTGGGATTATTGGGAGCACCGTTACCAGACCGGTGACACTGGTTGGGACAAGGGTGAGCCGGCGCCGGGCCTGGTGGATTTTCTGGAGGCGCATCCGAACCTGCCACGGGGGGCCGTCCTGGTACCGGGGTGCGGCTCCGGCCACGATCTGATCCCGTGGGCCCGTGCGGGGTTCCATGTCACCGGGCTGGATTTTGCCCCGACGGCCGTGACCCGTGCCCGGCAACGCCTGGCCGGGGCCGGTCTGCCGGGCGAGGTGCTATGCGGCGATTTTTTGCGGCTGGAACCTCCCCGCCAGTTCGATTGGTTGTTCGAGCACACGCTGTATTGCGCCATTCTGCCGGCCGACCGTTCGGCCTATGTGAACGCCGTACTGCGGTGGCTCAAGCCGGGCGGGTACTTCCTGGCCATTCATTATCTCATACCCGATGACGGTCCGGAGCCGCCCTTTGGCACCACCGTCGAGGAGGTTAAAAGCCGCTTCGGACCCCATTTCGAACTCCTCGAGACCTGGGTGCCCCGATCCTACCCGAATCGTGTGGGGCTTGAACGGATGTTCTGGTGGCGCCGGAGCGTGGAAGCCCAAATCAGTCCTCCTGAAGTAGCCGGGCGTGGTCTGGGGGCTCCGGTCTGA
- a CDS encoding ABC transporter ATP-binding protein yields MSESISSIPNTRGTGLGPGASSEPARPPILEARRLVKRYRMGRRSLEVLRGVNLVIREGAFLAIRGASGAGKSTLLHLLGGLDVPDEGEILFQGRPLAGLSETALSRFRNRHVGFVFQAYHLLPELDALENVCLPARMARMDPREAERRGRELLARVGLGARMEHKPAELSGGEQQRVAIARALINEPALVLADEPTGNLDSQTGEEILRLLLEIRAERGLTLVMATHDDRVAAHAPAVVELVDGVIRGQVPVQPTGPDLSGVGC; encoded by the coding sequence ATGAGTGAATCCATTTCGTCCATCCCGAACACCCGGGGAACAGGGCTCGGGCCGGGCGCTTCCTCGGAACCGGCGCGGCCGCCCATTTTGGAGGCACGGCGCCTGGTCAAGCGGTACCGCATGGGGCGTCGAAGTTTGGAGGTGTTGCGCGGGGTGAACCTGGTGATCCGGGAGGGGGCTTTTCTGGCCATTCGCGGCGCTTCCGGGGCCGGCAAGAGCACGTTATTGCACCTGCTGGGGGGCCTGGACGTGCCGGACGAAGGGGAGATTCTTTTTCAGGGTCGTCCGCTGGCCGGGTTGTCGGAAACAGCGTTGTCCCGATTTCGGAATCGACATGTGGGTTTTGTCTTTCAGGCCTATCATCTGCTGCCCGAGCTGGACGCACTGGAAAATGTGTGTTTACCGGCCCGGATGGCCCGCATGGACCCGCGGGAGGCGGAACGGCGCGGGCGGGAATTACTGGCCCGGGTGGGGCTGGGTGCACGCATGGAACACAAACCGGCGGAATTGTCCGGGGGCGAACAACAGCGGGTGGCCATTGCCCGGGCCCTGATCAATGAACCGGCCCTGGTTTTGGCTGATGAACCGACCGGCAACCTGGACTCGCAAACCGGGGAAGAAATCCTGCGACTGTTGTTGGAAATCCGGGCCGAACGGGGCCTGACGCTGGTCATGGCCACACACGACGATCGTGTGGCCGCTCATGCACCGGCGGTGGTGGAGTTGGTGGATGGGGTGATCCGCGGTCAAGTCCCGGTCCAACCAACAGGTCCGGACCTTTCCGGTGTGGGATGCTGA
- a CDS encoding ABC transporter permease has translation MSRLPFELLLALRYLRPKRSFVSVITLISVLGVTLGVAVLIIVISVMSGFDRDLRERVFGFNAHARVLLRDGVMTGWQDWLARVEKHPVVAGATPYVLGQVLVETQPVHGQPRVYAPVIRGCLPEREAQVTALPRSMAEGRFELGPRDLLVGTVFAENMGLRVGDRVTVYSWQELRRLKESHERGQAEAILPEDFTVRGIFDAGYYEFNANVVVARLEDAQELFDLADQDAVHGLLVALRDPLQPQGAARALREALGPEALVTTWMEDSPLMLAVLVEKNVMLYILFFIVVVAAFGITCTLITFVVMKTREIGVLKALGATNRQVLWVFLGQSLIVSVGGVLGGMTLGLTAIAHRNEFLAFLRRLTGFELFPASIYGFDQLPALVLPQDVAIICGGSLLICLLAAAFPARHASRLNPVEALRHE, from the coding sequence ATGTCGCGTTTGCCTTTTGAACTGTTACTGGCATTGCGGTACCTGCGGCCGAAACGCTCCTTTGTGTCGGTCATCACGCTGATTTCCGTTCTGGGGGTGACCCTTGGGGTGGCGGTGTTGATCATCGTGATCAGTGTGATGAGCGGGTTCGACCGGGACCTGCGGGAGCGTGTGTTCGGGTTCAATGCGCATGCGCGGGTGTTGCTTCGGGACGGTGTGATGACCGGCTGGCAGGACTGGCTGGCCAGGGTGGAGAAACACCCCGTGGTGGCGGGGGCCACGCCGTATGTACTGGGCCAGGTGCTGGTGGAAACGCAGCCGGTGCACGGGCAGCCCCGGGTGTATGCCCCGGTGATCCGCGGTTGTCTGCCCGAACGGGAGGCGCAGGTGACGGCGCTGCCGCGGAGCATGGCCGAAGGTCGGTTCGAGCTCGGCCCGCGCGATCTGCTGGTGGGCACGGTGTTCGCGGAGAACATGGGGCTGCGGGTGGGGGATCGCGTCACGGTGTATTCCTGGCAGGAATTGCGACGGCTCAAGGAAAGCCATGAACGGGGTCAAGCCGAGGCCATTTTACCGGAGGACTTCACCGTGCGCGGCATTTTCGATGCCGGGTACTATGAGTTCAATGCCAACGTGGTGGTGGCCCGTTTGGAGGATGCGCAGGAGTTGTTCGACCTGGCGGATCAGGATGCCGTGCATGGTTTGCTGGTGGCGTTGCGGGATCCCCTTCAGCCCCAGGGCGCGGCTCGGGCGCTGCGCGAGGCGCTGGGGCCGGAGGCGTTGGTGACCACGTGGATGGAGGACAGTCCGCTCATGTTGGCGGTGCTGGTGGAAAAGAACGTGATGCTGTACATCCTGTTTTTCATCGTGGTGGTGGCGGCGTTCGGGATCACGTGTACCCTGATCACGTTCGTGGTGATGAAGACGCGAGAGATCGGTGTGCTCAAGGCCCTGGGGGCCACCAACCGGCAGGTGCTGTGGGTGTTTCTGGGTCAGAGCCTGATCGTGAGCGTGGGGGGTGTACTGGGCGGCATGACCCTTGGTTTGACCGCCATTGCCCACCGCAACGAGTTTCTGGCGTTTTTGAGGCGCCTGACCGGGTTCGAGCTGTTTCCGGCGTCGATTTACGGATTTGACCAACTGCCGGCCCTGGTGTTGCCGCAGGACGTGGCCATCATCTGTGGCGGGTCGCTTTTGATTTGCCTGCTGGCGGCGGCGTTCCCGGCCCGACATGCCAGCCGACTGAATCCGGTGGAGGCTTTGCGACATGAGTGA
- a CDS encoding InlB B-repeat-containing protein, whose product MKQLTRPGNPPEEFIHQVPVHSSHASRRKPLLSWFAALLLATSFAELSARASSCVPAPLGLVAWWRAEGDVANATGLHTVSEAQNVAYAPGKVGQAWLFTASNQRIALSAQRLQVGRDPGLTVEAWIRPTSTNTNQYLIYSYEPWANAGPGLFVELLSGGGVRANIAQRMRISREYYVIPGLVQTGPGLVEPDAWTHVAVTYDLASATARIYVNGSLQAEALVPPAGIPRWDTRFITYQPLSLSGDTYRGLVDEISFYNRALTPEEIQALVTSDSAGKCLAEPAWILLPRDTIMLVTGTNVWEARAIGAEPIEYQWFRDGQPLADATSPLLTLGPFSQAGIYTYQVVASNALGARTSAPVRVDARWLIAQEAIYDPLTTGYFPWALIEGTNIVSDREVALFLFSGFPNGQIFYTLNGTTPDFRGLPYPPAGGLIVLNRSAWLRAAVCSSDLTMRWEMPPIRIVIPQRLNLEINNPGGGQVTVDPPGVSFLRGTEVTVRAVPDPGWTFLGWLGDVTGTKPELRLLMDRPRRIRPVFATGLRLSVVGEGSIQTDPSLDLYPFGQPVRLTAVPAPGQRFALWGGNAGGTINPVIIVPTTPEPTVTALFAPLESNQVTVTVILEGQGQVIANPSNSIVPINTVVTLRAVPEPGWTFIGWAGDVTGTDPVIQVPAETSKVVRARFRRLPELVTGPGSREAAGLRLELRGMPGRSVTVETSEDLLQWTPWMEVTPALDRVTLLDTNALRLPHRFYRARLQP is encoded by the coding sequence ATGAAACAGCTCACACGACCTGGAAACCCGCCCGAGGAATTCATCCACCAAGTCCCAGTCCACTCAAGCCATGCTTCGCGTCGCAAGCCCTTGCTTTCATGGTTTGCAGCGTTGTTGTTGGCGACCTCCTTCGCAGAACTGTCGGCCCGGGCTTCGTCCTGTGTGCCCGCTCCCTTGGGGCTCGTGGCCTGGTGGCGGGCGGAGGGCGACGTTGCCAATGCCACCGGATTGCATACCGTTAGTGAGGCCCAGAACGTGGCCTACGCACCCGGCAAGGTCGGGCAGGCCTGGCTTTTTACTGCTTCGAACCAGCGGATCGCCCTGAGTGCCCAGCGTCTTCAGGTGGGTCGGGATCCCGGGCTGACCGTGGAGGCGTGGATCCGGCCCACCAGCACGAACACAAACCAGTATCTGATCTATTCCTATGAGCCTTGGGCGAACGCCGGTCCCGGACTGTTTGTAGAACTGCTGTCCGGAGGTGGCGTGCGGGCCAACATCGCCCAGAGAATGCGCATTTCACGGGAGTACTATGTCATCCCCGGGCTCGTGCAAACCGGGCCGGGGTTGGTGGAACCCGACGCGTGGACCCACGTGGCCGTAACATATGACCTGGCCAGTGCCACCGCCCGCATCTACGTGAACGGTTCCCTGCAAGCCGAGGCGCTCGTCCCTCCTGCGGGCATTCCCCGCTGGGACACGCGCTTCATCACCTACCAGCCCTTGAGCCTGAGCGGGGACACCTATCGGGGCCTGGTGGACGAGATCAGTTTCTACAATCGCGCCCTGACCCCTGAGGAAATTCAGGCACTGGTAACCTCCGACTCGGCCGGCAAATGCCTGGCGGAGCCTGCCTGGATCCTCCTGCCCCGAGACACGATCATGCTCGTGACGGGCACGAATGTTTGGGAGGCTCGGGCCATTGGGGCCGAGCCCATCGAGTACCAATGGTTCCGGGACGGACAGCCCCTTGCCGACGCCACCAGCCCTTTACTGACGCTCGGCCCATTCTCCCAGGCCGGCATCTACACCTATCAGGTCGTCGCATCGAATGCCCTCGGCGCACGGACCAGTGCCCCGGTGCGCGTGGACGCGCGCTGGTTGATTGCCCAGGAGGCCATTTACGATCCCCTCACCACTGGATACTTTCCCTGGGCCCTTATCGAGGGGACAAACATCGTAAGTGACAGGGAGGTGGCCCTGTTCCTCTTCAGCGGGTTTCCGAACGGACAGATCTTTTACACCCTGAACGGCACCACACCGGACTTCCGCGGCCTGCCCTATCCCCCGGCCGGGGGGCTCATCGTGCTCAACCGCTCCGCTTGGCTGCGGGCAGCCGTCTGCAGCTCCGACCTCACCATGCGCTGGGAAATGCCGCCCATCCGGATCGTCATTCCCCAACGGCTGAACCTCGAGATCAATAATCCCGGAGGCGGACAGGTCACGGTTGATCCGCCGGGAGTGTCTTTCCTTCGGGGCACCGAGGTCACGGTCCGTGCCGTGCCGGATCCGGGTTGGACCTTCCTGGGCTGGTTGGGGGACGTTACCGGCACCAAACCGGAGCTGCGACTCCTCATGGACCGACCGCGCCGGATTCGGCCCGTATTCGCCACCGGCCTGCGTCTGAGCGTGGTGGGGGAGGGGTCCATTCAGACCGATCCGTCGCTGGACCTCTATCCTTTCGGGCAGCCGGTGCGGCTCACGGCCGTTCCAGCTCCGGGCCAGCGCTTTGCCCTGTGGGGCGGCAATGCCGGCGGAACAATCAATCCCGTGATCATTGTTCCCACCACACCTGAACCGACTGTGACAGCCCTGTTCGCCCCGTTGGAATCCAACCAGGTCACCGTCACGGTGATTCTTGAAGGCCAGGGCCAGGTGATTGCAAACCCGTCCAACAGCATCGTACCAATCAACACGGTTGTGACCCTCCGGGCCGTGCCGGAGCCCGGCTGGACCTTCATCGGCTGGGCCGGAGACGTCACCGGTACGGACCCGGTCATTCAGGTGCCCGCCGAGACCAGCAAGGTGGTGCGGGCCCGTTTCCGCCGGCTGCCCGAGTTGGTGACCGGTCCGGGCTCGCGCGAAGCCGCCGGATTGCGTCTCGAACTGCGCGGCATGCCCGGGCGGTCCGTAACGGTTGAAACTTCCGAAGACCTCCTCCAATGGACGCCCTGGATGGAGGTGACCCCCGCACTGGACCGGGTGACCCTCCTGGATACCAACGCCTTACGGCTTCCTCACCGCTTCTATCGGGCCCGGCTTCAGCCATAG